A stretch of the Clostridiales bacterium genome encodes the following:
- a CDS encoding 2-C-methyl-D-erythritol 2,4-cyclodiphosphate synthase, protein MKKVLIMAAGGSGSRMKTDINKILLPLAGKTVIRRSLEAFSGLVDEVVLSVRPEDRKAIQDELDLSGISCPCRLVPGGATRQESVLNGLESVLWDPDDIVLVHDAARCMIDRGTIERVIDSCRRFGSGIPAVPAVSTFKLCDTAGIITGSVPRSSLCEIQTPQGFIGSELLRISRKALECGYEVTDDSSVMEWAGIEVRTVAGSSNNIKLTTMEDYMSAERLLNPVVSSFRIGTGYDVHRIVDDRKLVLCGVEIPWEFGLLGHSDADVALHALMDAMLGAASLGDIGRHFPDSDPQYKGISSVILLKKTAEILQRSGYTLVNADITIIAQKPKLLPYIPAMRESISDALSCDPDRISVKATTTEQLGFEGRMEGISAQAVCLIIKS, encoded by the coding sequence ATGAAAAAGGTTTTGATTATGGCTGCCGGCGGATCCGGCAGCCGCATGAAAACTGATATCAATAAAATACTTCTTCCTCTTGCCGGAAAAACGGTCATCCGCCGGAGTCTGGAGGCTTTTTCCGGATTGGTGGATGAAGTTGTGCTGTCGGTTCGGCCGGAAGACCGGAAGGCAATCCAGGATGAATTGGATCTTTCCGGTATTTCATGTCCCTGCCGCCTTGTTCCCGGCGGAGCCACGCGTCAGGAATCCGTATTGAATGGACTGGAGTCTGTTTTATGGGATCCGGATGATATTGTGCTTGTCCATGATGCTGCCCGTTGCATGATAGACCGCGGTACCATCGAACGTGTGATTGATTCCTGCCGCAGATTCGGTTCCGGAATACCGGCAGTACCGGCAGTCAGTACTTTTAAGCTGTGTGATACGGCTGGAATAATCACCGGAAGTGTTCCGCGTTCTTCCCTTTGCGAAATCCAGACTCCGCAGGGATTTATCGGTTCCGAACTTCTCCGCATTTCCCGGAAAGCGCTGGAATGCGGATATGAGGTAACAGATGATTCATCGGTAATGGAATGGGCCGGAATCGAGGTCCGTACAGTTGCTGGTTCTTCCAATAATATCAAACTGACAACAATGGAGGATTATATGTCCGCCGAAAGATTACTGAATCCGGTTGTCTCCTCTTTCAGGATTGGAACGGGGTATGATGTACACCGGATTGTGGATGACCGGAAACTGGTTCTTTGCGGAGTCGAAATACCGTGGGAATTCGGGCTTCTTGGCCACAGCGATGCGGATGTTGCTCTGCATGCACTGATGGATGCGATGCTGGGTGCCGCTTCCCTGGGGGACATCGGCCGTCATTTCCCGGATTCGGATCCGCAGTATAAAGGAATCTCGTCTGTCATCCTTCTGAAAAAGACCGCCGAAATCCTTCAGCGGTCGGGGTATACACTGGTTAACGCCGATATTACGATTATTGCCCAGAAACCGAAACTGCTCCCCTATATACCCGCCATGAGGGAGAGTATTTCCGATGCGCTTTCCTGTGATCCGGACAGGATCAGTGTAAAGGCAACGACTACGGAACAGCTGGGTTTTGAAGGACGGATGGAAGGCATATCTGCCCAGGCAGTCTGCCTGATCATTAAATCATGA
- a CDS encoding RNA-binding S4 domain-containing protein, with translation MRLDKYLKVSRIIKRRTVANEACSGGRVMLNQKVAKPGADVKPGDQISIRFGEHLGLYEVISIAETVRKDQASSMYRVISEDESAAAERNLE, from the coding sequence ATGCGACTGGACAAATACCTGAAGGTCTCCCGTATTATTAAACGTCGGACCGTCGCCAATGAAGCTTGCTCCGGCGGCCGGGTAATGCTGAATCAGAAGGTGGCCAAACCCGGTGCGGATGTCAAACCGGGTGATCAGATTTCCATTCGGTTTGGTGAACATTTAGGTCTGTATGAGGTGATCAGCATAGCTGAAACCGTCAGAAAAGACCAGGCTTCTTCCATGTACAGGGTAATCAGTGAGGATGAATCTGCTGCAGCGGAGCGTAACCTGGAATGA